The Daucus carota subsp. sativus chromosome 7, DH1 v3.0, whole genome shotgun sequence genome window below encodes:
- the LOC135147753 gene encoding endoribonuclease Dicer homolog 2-like, whose product MAMEQNTIVYLETGSGKTLIAIMLLHSYAHLLRKPSSFIVVFLVPTAVLVSQQAEVMKMHTDLKPRKYWGVMGVDYWNVVDWKKEHDEFEVLVMTPQILLDAMRHSFIKLETIRILKYDECHHARGKQPYACIMKVSKSMQ is encoded by the exons ATGGCAATGGAACAGAACACTATTGTGTATTTGGAAACTGGTTCTGGGAAAACTCTAATTGCTATCATGCTTCTGCATAGCTATGCACACCTTTTGCGGAAACCATCGAGTTTTATTGTTGTCTTTCTAGTCCCCACTGCGGTTCTGGTTTCCCAA CAAGCTGAGGTTATGAAAATGCACACGGATTTAAAACCTAGAAAGTATTGGGGAGTGATGGGAGTGGATTATTGGAATGTTGTCGATTGGAAAAAGGAGCACGATGAATTTGAG GTTCTTGTGATGACACCACAAATATTGCTTGATGCCATGAGGCACAGTTTTATAAAGCTTGAGACGATAAGGATCTTAAAATATGATGAATGCCACCATGCTAGAGGCAAACAACCTTATGCTTGCATTATGAAGGTAAGTAAATCAATGCAGTAG
- the LOC135147754 gene encoding uncharacterized protein LOC135147754: MAMSTPKLKIYQDVDSLCLLPKKIASEIESLQEKEFGLLLAIKAADSYKSHGSGMFVWEKQDKFGERIITEFSSEVFKVLCGNIPSGTLLVQELSFSNFLRYIYSMSLVNCY; encoded by the exons ATGGCAATGTCAACTCCGAAGCTCAAGATTTATCAAGATGTGGATAGTCTTTGCTTGTTACCCAAAAAAATAGCTAGTGAGATAGAGAGTTTGCAAGAGAAG GAATTCGGACTTTTGCTGGCAATAAAG GCTGCCGATTCTTACAAATCCCATGGAAGCGGGATGTTTGTATGGGAAAAACAGGATAAGTTTGGGGAGAGGATTATAACAGAGTTTAGCTCAGAAGTATTTAAAGTTCTCTGTGGTAATATCCCTTCTGGTACGCTCCTTGTCCAAGAACTAAGCTTTAGCAATTTTCTACGCTATATCTATTCCATGTCCTTGGTTAATTGTTACTAA